GCGAGCACGACGGCGCCCCGGCCCGCCCGACCAACCAGGCCGTCGTCCTGCGCGGCGGGGCCGTGCTGCAGCGCTACGACAAGCACCACCTCCCGAACTACGGCGTGTTCGACGAGTTCCGCATCTTCGCGCCGGGCGGCGAGCCGTCCGTCGTGGACGTCGCGGGGCGCCGCGTGGGCCTGCTGATCTGCGAGGACATCTGGCAGGACGGGCCGGTCGCGGAGCTGTCCGACGACGACCTGGACCTGCTCGTCGTCATCAACGGCTCGCCGTTCGAGGAGGGCAAGGGCCACATCCGCGCCGAGCTCGCCGCCCGCCGCGCCGCCGAGGTCGCCGCGCCGGTCGCCTACGTCAACATGGTGGGCGGGCAGGACGACCTGGTGTTCGACGGCGGCTCGTTCGTCGTCGCGCCCGACGGGCAGCTGCTGGCGTCGGCGCCGCAGTTCGTCGAGCACCTGCTGGTGTGGGACGTCCCGGCGCCCGGCACCGCGCCGTCGCGGGGCGAGGTCGCTGCCCCGCTGCACCCGGACGAGGAGATCTACCGCGCCCTGGAGACCGGGCTGGCCGGCTACGTCCGCAAGAACGGCTTCCGGTCCGTCGTGCTCGGCATGTCCGGCGGTATCGACTCGGCGCTCGTGGCGGCCGTCGCCGCGGACGCGCTGGGCGGCGACCGGGTGGTGGGCGTGTCGATGCCGTCGCGCTGGTCCTCGGACCACTCGAAGGACGACGCCGCCGACCTGGCGCAGCGGATCGGCGCGGACTACCGCGTGCAGCCCATCAAGCCGATGGTCGACGCGTTCGAGGGCGAGATGGCCCTGGACGGCGTCGCGGCCGAGAACCTCCAGGCCCGGGTCCGCGGCGTGATCCTCATGGCCCTGTCGAACGCGGAGGGCCACCTGGTGCTGGCGACCGGCAACAAGACGGAGCTGGCGGTCGGCTACTCGACCATCTACGGCGACGCCGTCGGCGGCTACGCCCCGCTGAAGGACGTCGACAAGTCGCGCGTCTGGGCGCTGGCCAGGTGGCGCAACCACCACGCCGTCGACCGCGGCGAGCTCCCCCCGATCCCGGAGAGCTCCATCACCAAGCCGCCGTCCGCGGAGCTGCGGCCCGGCCAGGTCGACCAGGACTCGCTGCCGCCGTACGACCTCCTGGACCAGGTGCTCGACGCGTACGTGGAGCACGCCGAGGGCCGCGCCGAGCTGCTGGAACGCGGGTTCGACCCGGCGATCGTCGACAAGGTGCTCTCGCTGGTGGACCGGGCCGAGTGGAAGCGGCGGCAGTACCCGCTCGGACCGAAGGTCACGGCCCTGGCGTTCGGGCGGGACCGTAGGCTGCCGATCACGACGCGCTGGCGCGAGCCGGTCGACGAGACCGCCTCCCCGGAGGCCGCCGCGCGCACCACCGGCACCACCAGCGACCCCGTGGAGCAGCACTGATGTCCCAGCACCCCGCCCCCTCACCGGTCCGCCGCGTGCGGGTGCACCACCTCGCGGAGGCCAAGCAGCGCGGCGAGAAGCTGACGATGCTGACGGCCTACGACTTCGCGACCGCGCGGATCTTCGACGACGCCGGCATCGACGTGCTGCTGGTGGGCGACTCCATCGGCAACACGATGCTCGGGCACGCCTCGCCCATCCCGGTGACCGTCGACGAGATGATCCCGCCGACGCGTGCCGTCGTGCGGGCCACGCAGCGCGCCCTCGTGGTCGCCGACCTGCCGTTCGGGTCCTACGAGTCCGGCCCGGCCCAGGCGCTCGCCACGGCCACCCGGTACCTCAAGGAGGCCGGCGCGCACGCGGTGAAGTTCGAGGGCGGCACGCGCGTCGCGCCGCAGATCCGCGCGCTCACCGAGGCGGGCGTCCCGGTGGTCGCGCACCTCGGCTTCACCCCGCAGTCCGAGAACACCCTCGGCGGGCACCGGGTGCAGGGCCGCGGCGACGAGGCGGCCGAGCGGCTCGCCGAGGACGCCGTCGCCGTGCAGGAGGCCGGGGCCGTCGCCGTGGTGCTCGAGATGGTGCCCGCGCCGGTCGCCGCCCGGATCACCGAGGTGCTCACGATCCCGACCATCGGCATCGGCGCCGGGCCGGACTGCGACGGGCAGGTCCTGGTCTGGACCGACATGGCCGGCATGTCCGACTGGTCGCCCCGGTTCGCGAAGGTGTTCGCGCCGGTCGGCGAGCTGCTCGGGCAGGCGGCCCGCGCGTACGCCGCCGAGGTGCGCGGCGGGCAGTTCCCCGACGCCGACCACTCGTTCCTCAGCTGAGCGGGACCGCGCCCGGAAGCGCACCCCGGCGACCGCGGGACGACGTCGACGCGTCGGACGCCCCGGCGGCGGGCGGGCGCCCGGACCCGGCAGGCGCCCCGCGGGCGCTCCGGCGGGTGCTCGGTGCGGTGGCCTGCGTCCTGGTCGCGGGCCTCGTCGTCGCGCTCCTCGCCCCGGACCGGCTCGGGATCGCCGGCCGGTCGCCGTGGGTGCAGCTCGTGGCCCTGCGCGGGCTGGTCGCGGTCGCGCTCGTGCTGGCCGCGGCGGTGCTGCTCGCCGCGGTCGCGGGCTGGGCCCGGGTCGCCGAGAGGACGGGGCTGCGCCCGCCCGGCAGGCGGCTGCCGCTCGTGCTGGCCGCCCTGATGGTCGCGGGCGCCGTGGGTCAGGGCGCGGTGCTGGCCGGACGCGGCCTCGAGGGCGGCGGGCCCGGCACCGCGCGTGCGGACGAGCTGGTCGTGCTGTCGTTCAACACGTTCGGCACTGTGACGGCCGACGAGCTGGCCGCCCTGGTGCAGGAGCAGGACGCCGACGTGGCCGTGCTCGCCGAGACGTCCGGGCGGACCGCGCGTGAGGCCGCGCGCCTGCTCACCGACGCGGGGCGGCCCACCACCGCCCTCGCCGAGGACGCGGTGGGCTCGCGGGCCGACGGGGTCGCCGTGCTGCTGCGGGACGCGCTGGGCGGGTACCGCAGCGCGACGCAGGGGCTGCCGCGACGGACCTCGGCACGTTCGCGGCCGTCGCGACGGGCACGGGCGCGGGCTCCGGAGCGGGCGCGGGCTCCGGCACGGGCTCCGGTGCCGACGCGGGCACAGGCACCGAGGCTCGCCGCGTCCCGCCCGCACCCGGGGTCGTCGTGGCCGTCCACACCCGCGCACCGTCGGCCCGGGGCTCGATGCCGCAGTGGGTCGCGCACGTCCAGGGAGTCGCCGACGTCTGCCGCAGCACCCCCGGCGCGGTCGTCGCGGGCGACCTCAACGCCACGCTCGACCACCCCGGCCTGGCCGACCTGGGCCCGTGCGTGGACGCGGCCGCGGCGACGGGCGCCGCCGGGCTCGGCACCTGGCCCGCCGACGTGCCCCGGGTGCTCGGCGCGCCGATCGACCACGTGCTCGTCGACGCCCGCGTCTGGCGCGTCACCGGGTTCGGCGTGCTGCCGCGCACCGGCACGAGCGACCACCGCCCGGTCGTCGCGCACCTCGCGCGGCGCTGAGCCCGGCACCCGCCGCGGGGCGCCGGGGTACCAGGTCGGAGGTCCCGGGCGCGGGCCCCCGGGGGCGTCGGACGCCGCGGCACGCCGCACCGGGGCCCCGGGGTTCACGCCGGGGACGCGTCCCGCCCTCTAGCCTCGTCCGCATGCGCCGCGACACCGCCGTCGACCCCTCGGGGGCGGCTCGCTCCCCCGCGGGCGCACGGACCGCCGACCGCCCGGGCGCACCCTCGGCCCAGCGGGGGCCCGGCGCACCCGCCCCGGGCCGCCGGCCCCCGGGGCCGCCGCCGCTGCGCCTCACGCGCCGCGGCCTCGTCGTGCTGGGCGTGCTGGCGCTGGCGGTCGTCGGCCTGGTGGTCGCCCTCGTGGTCGCGGTCGTGCGGATCGCGGGCGGCAGCGAGCCCGCCCCGCCGGCCGCGGTGGTCGCGCCGTCGTGCGTGCCGGACCAGACCGAGTCGCTCAACTGCTGGCCGGCCGTCGACGAGGGCGACGACCCGAGCCTGGAGGTCTCGCCCTGGGTGACCGGCCGCCTGCTGGCGGGCGACGTGCGGACCGTCCTGGACCACGTCGCGCAGCGGTTCGACGCCGAGGTGGAACCCGTCGACGTGGCGAGCTCGTGGGGCTGGGCCTACCGGCCCGTGCGGGGCGAGGACGGCGAGGAGGACCGGCTGTCGAACCACGCCTCCGGGACGTCCATC
This is a stretch of genomic DNA from Cellulomonas sp. ES6. It encodes these proteins:
- the panB gene encoding 3-methyl-2-oxobutanoate hydroxymethyltransferase, giving the protein MSQHPAPSPVRRVRVHHLAEAKQRGEKLTMLTAYDFATARIFDDAGIDVLLVGDSIGNTMLGHASPIPVTVDEMIPPTRAVVRATQRALVVADLPFGSYESGPAQALATATRYLKEAGAHAVKFEGGTRVAPQIRALTEAGVPVVAHLGFTPQSENTLGGHRVQGRGDEAAERLAEDAVAVQEAGAVAVVLEMVPAPVAARITEVLTIPTIGIGAGPDCDGQVLVWTDMAGMSDWSPRFAKVFAPVGELLGQAARAYAAEVRGGQFPDADHSFLS
- a CDS encoding endonuclease/exonuclease/phosphatase family protein, with translation MAVHTRAPSARGSMPQWVAHVQGVADVCRSTPGAVVAGDLNATLDHPGLADLGPCVDAAAATGAAGLGTWPADVPRVLGAPIDHVLVDARVWRVTGFGVLPRTGTSDHRPVVAHLARR
- a CDS encoding NAD+ synthase → MPDQHDTRALRVALAQIDTCVGDLAGNVDAVLTWARRAADAGADLVAFPEMTVTGYPIEDLALRASFRRGAERALAGLAASLADAGLGELTVVVGTVGERTTREHDGAPARPTNQAVVLRGGAVLQRYDKHHLPNYGVFDEFRIFAPGGEPSVVDVAGRRVGLLICEDIWQDGPVAELSDDDLDLLVVINGSPFEEGKGHIRAELAARRAAEVAAPVAYVNMVGGQDDLVFDGGSFVVAPDGQLLASAPQFVEHLLVWDVPAPGTAPSRGEVAAPLHPDEEIYRALETGLAGYVRKNGFRSVVLGMSGGIDSALVAAVAADALGGDRVVGVSMPSRWSSDHSKDDAADLAQRIGADYRVQPIKPMVDAFEGEMALDGVAAENLQARVRGVILMALSNAEGHLVLATGNKTELAVGYSTIYGDAVGGYAPLKDVDKSRVWALARWRNHHAVDRGELPPIPESSITKPPSAELRPGQVDQDSLPPYDLLDQVLDAYVEHAEGRAELLERGFDPAIVDKVLSLVDRAEWKRRQYPLGPKVTALAFGRDRRLPITTRWREPVDETASPEAAARTTGTTSDPVEQH
- a CDS encoding M15 family metallopeptidase, which gives rise to MRRDTAVDPSGAARSPAGARTADRPGAPSAQRGPGAPAPGRRPPGPPPLRLTRRGLVVLGVLALAVVGLVVALVVAVVRIAGGSEPAPPAAVVAPSCVPDQTESLNCWPAVDEGDDPSLEVSPWVTGRLLAGDVRTVLDHVAQRFDAEVEPVDVASSWGWAYRPVRGEDGEEDRLSNHASGTSIDLNATEHPLGATGTFTAEQVEAIRSILAEVAPVVAWGGDFDGRVDEMHFEIVGDAEAVAEVAARLTGAAPEG